CTCCCGCCTGCAGCTGCGGAAACCGGTGGTGGAAAAGATGCGCCGCGACCGCATCAACAGCAGCATCGAGCAGTTGAAGCTGCTGCTGGAGCAGGAGTTCGCGCGCCACCAGCCCAACTCCAAGCTAGAGAAGGCCGACATCCTGGAGATGGCCGTCAGTTACCTGAAACACAGCAAAGGTGAGCCGCCTGCGTCCAGGAGTCCGGCCGCGCGACCGGCTCACCGCCGCCCCGCGCTCCCTGACCCTGTTCACCCGCGCCCCGCTCACCGCTGCCCCCTCCCTGCGCCCCCTGCCCCGTTGCCCGCTACGCCCGCTCCCCGCGCCCCGGCTCACCGCGGTCCCTGCTCACGGCTGTCCCCGGGCCCCGGCCCCCGCTCACCGCGGTCCCCGCTCCCCGCAGCcttcgccgccgccgccgccggccccAAGAGCTTGCACCAGGACTACAGCGAAGGCTACTCGTGGTGCCTGCAGGAGGCCGTGCAGTTCCTGACGCTGCACGCGGCCAGCGACACGCAGATGAAGCTGCTGTACCATTTCCAGCGACCCCCGGCCGCAACCGCCGCGCCCGCCAAGGAGCCCAAGGCGCCCAGCCCCGCGCCCGCGCCTGCCCCGGCCAAGGCCGCCGCTGCTGCCGTTGCGCGACAGCCCGCCTGTGGCCTCTGGCGGCCTTGGTGACCGGCGAGACCCGCAGGCGGCCGCCCAGCCCCCAGGACAAGAATGCCGGGGCGTTCCTCTGGCGGGGGAAGAGCCTTCCCATCGGCTGTGCGGCCTCAGGCTTGGATGCACCCCTTCTCCGGAAGGCTCTCTCTCTCCAGGCTGGCCGGCCAGCAGGAGAGTCATTCTCAGAGAATGTGTGCAGAGTCCTTGTCATTTAGGACAATCGGGCCCGTCTTCTGCCAAATGTCTGACCCTATGGGGTTGTTCTATGTTTGCATTTCAGCAAGTGACTTCTGGGAAGTCCCCGCTGCCGGGGTTCTATGATATTTGTAGATGGCGGGGCTCGGCCAGCCGGCGCCCGAGCTGTGCGTAGAGGGCTTTCTCAGATCCGGTGCTGCCGGGCCGCATTTGCCTTTTGTGAAGGCGGAACTCAAGGTGTATCCTCATAGGAAGGAGAGCGTCAGCCAGGATGGGTGTGGGGCTGGGCAGAGCCAGGCCAAAAGGCCCTACATCTGCTTGGTTGTCTGGTCGGGGCTCACAGTGGGCTGTGTGGGGCGGGTGGGGGTCTCCGCCATGATCCTTAAAGGATTTCCATGTGGGTGGGTGCACGTGGGCATGACTTTGTACTCAGAATTTGAACTCTTGGTCATGTGGGAACCACAGGACTGCTCTGAAAACTGATAATAAAATCTGACTGTTCAGCCCCCTCGCGATCTGTCTCTGTGCCTCACACATGTCCTTGGCAGCCACCAGGCAGGCGGGTTGGCAGGGATGAAGGGGAGCAGACACTACTGTGATATATGCAGCCACAGGTGGGCGCTGTCCTTGCTAATGACCCTCTGGACATCTGAAGAAGGGCTGGGCTCCAgctgaggaggaagggaggaggggaagcagAGGAGAAGCAGGGGTGCTAGGAAGCAGGGTTGACcagcagggagggaagagaagctgGGAATGAGGAGTGAGGGGACAAGTAGGTGGGGCAGGAAGTGACTGAGAGGCAGGGAAGCAAGGGAAAGGCAGGCTGGAGGGGAGAGGGTCTCTGAACACCTTGGGTCCCCTTGTGCAGTAAGGGGGCCGTGGGGGGGCACCTGGGTTCCTGCCTTAGACCTCTCACTAGTTCCctgcaggtgggggtgggagtggagtgCTAAGAGGGACCCCCCAGCCTGCAGCACTCTCGCTGCAAAGGGGTTTAGTTGTGCCAAAAATGAGAGACATTCCCCTCCACGATCCTCCCCGCACACCTGGAGCCCCTTTCCCTGGATCAGCCCCTGGGGCACCTTCCTGGCCAGCCCAGAGGTGGCCGGCCTGCCTCCCTGCAGGTTGACCGCTCACCAGGGCTGAGACAGGCAGTGCTGGCAACAG
The sequence above is a segment of the Ovis aries strain OAR_USU_Benz2616 breed Rambouillet chromosome 12, ARS-UI_Ramb_v3.0, whole genome shotgun sequence genome. Coding sequences within it:
- the HES5 gene encoding transcription factor HES-5, with amino-acid sequence MAPSTVAVELLSPKEKNRLRKPVVEKMRRDRINSSIEQLKLLLEQEFARHQPNSKLEKADILEMAVSYLKHSKAFAAAAAGPKSLHQDYSEGYSWCLQEAVQFLTLHAASDTQMKLLYHFQRPPAATAAPAKEPKAPSPAPAPAPAKAAAAAVARQPACGLWRPW